The following is a genomic window from Sinorhizobium fredii NGR234.
TCTATCTGTGGGCGACAGGCCGGATCAAGTCATACGTCGCCTTGCCGATAATAGCGGTATTTATAGCTACGGTAATACTTACCAGCTCAAATAGCGGCCTCTTCGTCACACTGATTTGCCTGACCGTTTTCACAACGTTCCTTTTAACGCCTAAGTTGATATTACGTTTGGCGCTCGCAATGTGCATACTTGTTGCCGTTGTGGCGGGATTTGGAAGCAAGGACCTGTTGCCCAAGACATTTCAAACGCGTGTCTTGGGCGCGCTTTCCTCCGGCGACATTTCCGAAGCGGGAACTTTCGTTTCGAGGGCCGCACTGATCGAGGAAGCACTCCAGATAATATCCGATGAGCAGATTGCGCTCGTGGGATTGGGCGCAGACCAATTCCGGGAGAGAAGTGTACAAACCACTCCTGTTCATAATCTTTATCTTCTCCTCTGGGTCGAAGGCGGGCTCCTTGCGCTCTTGGGCTGGATCATGTTTTCAGCGGTCGGGATACTGCACGCACTTACGCTCAGGAGGGCTGGAGGCGATAAGAGGGCACTGGCAGCGATGATGACCACCATTGCCGTTTTTCTCACGATCGCTCTATTCAATCCGCATATGTACGCGCGGTATTGGACGATCCCAATTTTCCTGTGCTGCGGACTCGGCCTCGCGCAACTCCGGCAGGCAGCAAAGTTTCCTAAGGCGTCGCTCAAGCGCCCCTAAGTTTAGCGTGCCGCCGCGTGGAGGAAAGGGCAGGATTAACCTGGCTGAAAGGGCTTCACTTGGCATAAATAATTGGAGAATAGTTGCAAAGGGGCGCGCTCAAGGCTGATCGACAGTAAAGCTAATCGGATTGCTAATCAGGCATGGATGCACTATCGTTATTTCTTTGTTTCTTTTGTTCGTTCGAACGAGAGCGGCTATTCCCAGCAGGAAGTTGGGGTGGTCCACGCGGCGCGCGTTCGATTGCGAGTGAGGTTGCGGCTATTTCGTGCCGACCCTTCTTCTAGTGATTGCGCTCTGCGGCAAGATTGCAGTCGACCCCATCTACTGGTGGGCAGCCGGCCTTGATGCGCGCAGGCAGAATTGAAGGCAAGCTCAAGCGGTCTCATGTGAAAGGCTGTGATGATGACCTCGCAACCCGTTCGTGTTGCTTACATCGCAGGTTACGGACGGAGCGGCACCACCATACTCGACATCGCATTGGGCCAGCACCGCGCCGTGTTTGGTGCGGGTGAGATAACGTCCCTCACGCGGCATGTTTGGCGTCACAACGAATATTGTGCATGCGGCAAGCCGATTCGGGACTGCAGTTTCTGGAGCACCGTTTGCCAGGAGTGGTTCGCGAATTCGGACTCGCGACTTATGTCAGAGTATTGCGCCCTTCAGGCAAAATTCGAGGGTCTGTCCGTCCTTGCAAAAGTGTTTTCCGGTCTGGGGCTGGGAAAGCACTTTGCACCGTATGCGCTTCACACCGAGCGTCTGATGAAGGCGATGCAGTCCCGTTCCGGTAAGCAAATAATCGTCGACTCTTCGAAATTGCCGGGAAGGGCGATGGCGCTTGCGCAAGTACCGGGAATTGACCTGCGTGTCATCCACATGGTGCGTGACGGGCGCGGAGTGGCCTGGTCATTGCTGAAGCCCTATGCGCGTGACGCGAACTCGGGATTGCAAAAGGAGATCCGGCCAAAATCCGTGTTCAGAACGGCATTGCGGTGGAGCGTAGTCAATCTTGCGGTCGAGTATCTCTCGCGAAAACTGGGCCCCGATAAAGTGCTGCGCGTGAGGTATGAGGATTTCGTGACGGACCCCATCGCCATCATGCAGCAAATCGGCGTGTTTCTCGATATTGACCTCCACCAGATCGGCTCTGCTCTGCAGAACGGCGACCCTGTCGGCGCCGGGCACCAGGTCGCAGGGAACCGGCTGCGGATGGCTGGATCTGTCGCTCTCAAAAGAGACGAGTCGTGGCGAGCCCGGATGCCGGCCGGCCAGCAGGTCTCTTTCGAGCGATTGTGCGGCTGGATGCTCAGACGCTACGGCTATCTCTAGATCACGTTCATGATTTTAGGTCGGATCGACCTAAAATCATGAACGTGATCGATTCTAATAGATTAGAGCGGGATGCGGGCGGAAAACCGCACACACTTTTCCTCATCCCGCTCTAAGCATCGCCCGCAAGCGCGAGGGAAAACTTATGCTGGTTGCGCGTTCAACCGCTTCGCGAGGATCCCGAACCTGGCACGGCCCCGACCTTGTTGCGGCTCCGCTGATGTTGGCAGGGCTAATCCTTGGATCGTGGACTGGGCCTCTGCGGCAGGCTGAGGCTGCAACGGCGGTCCAGGAACCGCTTTCACCCAAGCTTCCAGACGGCAGGCAGCGTGCCTTTCCCACCGCCGAAGGCTTCGGCGCCGGTTCCGTTGGAGGCCGAGGCGGCAAGGTGATCTATGTCGTTAACACAAACGAGAAAGGGCCCGGATCTCTGCGTGATTGCGTCGAAGCATCCGGGCCACGCGTTTGCATTTTCCGCACAGGCGGTACCATAACGCTACGCGAGAAGTCGCTGGTTGTTCGGAGTCCGTTCTTGACCATTGCCGGAGAGACGGCCCCGGGCGGCGGGGTCGCCATTCGCAACGGTGAGAGGCAACTTCGCCCCTCAATTGAAATCTGGACCAATGACGTGATCATACGGCACGTTCGCCTTCGCCCCGGGCCGCATGCGCGCAAGGCTTGCTGTTCCGGCGGTCTCGGAATGTACTCTGAGGCGGCGAGAGACATCATCCTTGATCATATCTCCGCCAGCTGGGGATCTGACGAGACGGTCGATTCAGAAGACGCCAGCAACTTCACTTGGCAATGGGGAATTGCCAGTGAGCCGCTGCTGAAAGGCGGCCCGGGGAAAGACGATCGTGCCCGCAACATGCTGTTCACCAAGGGCGGCAACGTTTCAGTGCACCACTCGCTTTTTGCGTTCGGCAGGTTCAGAAATCCGCAGATAAAAATGAAAATTCCAGGCGCGGTCGCGGATGTCGTTAACAATGTCTTCTTCTCGCCAGCGTGGCAATACGTCGTGAGCTTTGGCGATGAATGGACGCATATCCAGGCCAATGTCGTCGGCAATTACAAGATCGCAGGAAAGAAGTTGCGCAACGACCACATGGTGCACCTTTTCACCGAAAGCGGAGAGGGTCACTCGATCTATGTCAAGGACAACTATGACGAACCCTATCGTACTCAGGCTGACCAGGATGACAGCCTGGTTCTGGCCGAGGATCAAAGACGGTTTGTCGTGAAGACGCCGTTTGAGGTGCCGACGATCCGCACGGCCCTGCCCATGGTCGCCTACGACGAAGTTCTGGCGAATGCCGGTGCCACAAGGCCAGAGCGCGACGCGGTCGACAATCGCATCATTGAGGCCGTCAAGAGCCGCAGCGGGCAACTGCTCAAAACGGATCCGCGCGACGTTGGCGGATGGCCCGATCTTGATGCTGGAACGCCATACCAGGACGCGGATATGGACGGCATTTCAGATGATTGGGAGACCAAGAACGGCATCGATCCAATGCAGGCTGATGATGGTCAACGGGACATGGATGGTGACGGGTGGTCAAACCTCGAAGAGTTTCTCCATTTCATGGCCGGCGATCCCGACGGCGGCGTTCAACTACCCCAACAATAAGCTGATGCACGCGTTGCTCGCGATTGTAAGGCACGCGTAGCGAAAATACCGCAAGCCAATATGGGTGTTGATGCGTCCGATGTGCAGGGGCTTGAAAGACCGATGCGCTGGCGCCGGCGAGATGATCGCAATCGGCGACTCGTGCGGCGTGTTCGTCTGGGTTAACGGGAAGCGAGGGGGATCGATAGGCCATGATCTTGAGTGCCAGCAAGTTCTATTCATCGGAGACGGATTCGACCGACGTGGCGTTGGAATCTGCGTTCTTCGCAATGCTTAAAATGCGGAACGGCACTTTCAAGCTGACCCACCCGTCGCGTTTTCAAGAACTGGAGGTCGCGTTCCGACCATATCTCGAGGAGCGCGCGGGCTCGCTTCGCGAGGTTCTCGACGTGGGAGTTTCCACCGGGCTAACGACCGTGGAACTCGCCAGATTCCTGACGGATTGTGGAAGTGCTGTCAGCATTGTAGCAACCGATCTCTTCATCGAGGCCCACATCGTCGAACTGGTTCCGGGGTTTAGAGTTTTCTGCGATCCGGAGGGTTGGCCGTTGCAATATGACGTCCGGGGTATCGCAGTTCGTCCATGGGTCCGAAGACTGGACTACGTGACGCTTGCTTTTATTCCACTCATGCTTGGCCACAGCCTCCTGAGACCCCGCCTGCGCTCATGCATAAGGGCCGGTATGAGCAGGCCGGTGCAAATGATCACCCGGTCATTGCCATCGAATGGTGAAATCGAATTTGTTGAAAATGACATTATGTGCCGGTCGGAGCGCCTTATTCGCCGGTTCGACATGGTGCGCGCCGCCAACATCCTGAATACAGGATACTTTCCTCCGGATCAGATTCAGTTCGCAATCGAAAACATTCACTCCTATCTCCGCGGTCCCGGCGCCTTGCTCATGATCGCCCGCACCAATCTTGCTCGTGAAAACGCCGGCACCCTGTTTGAGCTAAACGGGAACGGATCGTTTACCGCATTGGAGCGCGTCGGCGGGGGATCGGAGATCGAAAGGCTCGTGCTGGATTACCGCGCCCCCGCAACTGCGGATGGCTTTGTGAGTCCATTGGTCTGTCGATAAGGTGCCAAGAACTTAAGCGAGCGAGGTTTTGGGTGGCCGTCTACTGACGCGTCAACTCAAGAGGCATCGTCAACATGATCGGCTCGTTCACCCTCTGCTTGCGGTGGCGTGCTTGGCGGCAGTGCTCACTCCCGAACGCTCCCATTTCTCAGCCATCCGTTCAGGTCCCTGCCGACGATAGCGCCGAGCTTCTCGATCTCCGTGGCGTAGAAATCGCCAATGCGTTCCCGCAGTTCCCGGGTCAACGGCGCATACTGCACTTCGGCAGCGGCGATTGACCGCATTCGCTTGAATCCTGCACTGTTCCTGAAGGGAGCGACAATCGGCTTCAAGGGGCGCAGCAGACGGCGCAAAGTCGGGTGGATCATCGGCTCCGCCTTGTCTTTGACTTTCTTCTCCAGGGGCCGGAGCGGCGGATCGTCCGCCATCCTCAGGTGCTTCCGCACACGGTCGAGCTGTGCAAACGCATCAAGTCGCATGTCCTCGTAAAGCACGACAAGTATCTGCTCGGCTGGAAACCGATCAAAATAGGCTCGCAACTGCTGAAAGTAGAGGCCGCCGCTCAGGAAACGCCCGCCGGCAGCTCTGCGTGGGTCAAGATACTGGGCGATGTCGCGGCCGACTTCGCCCCGGCGGTAAAGCATGCAGTAGTCCGAGTAGGCACGCTCGATGGGATTGCGCAGCTGTGCGATCAGCATCGCGTCGGGAAGTTTCTGGCTTATCCGCCCGGCTGCGCCCTCTGTATCCATATAGGAATTGGATTTTTCGCCGACGAGACGTCGATCCTTCTGTCCTTCGAAGTTCGAGAGGTACCACTGGTCTCCACGATCATAGAAGCGGCTGAAATAATGCAATTCCGGAGCCGGCATGTAGATGCCGGGGTGCTGTTGCAGCGATTGCTGGAGCCACGTCGTGGCGCTCTTGGTCGCGCCGATAATCAGGAAATCGATATCGTGCA
Proteins encoded in this region:
- a CDS encoding O-antigen ligase family protein, giving the protein MSGIGKTTTPHIHSDSHPRTTPLPAIERAVLYTGVFLAPYATLRFSELFFTLSDFFFCLSLSLLFLTGRIWSNPLGKATPFWLIAFTLLFVGLMIGSLLHSSPERGLIVTAQYLFAYVFLMFILIRDEPKVAYRLAIIFLVSMVLLDLHGIITFYAVGYVPGEGKGVVTGGRRLATLLRNPNLAAAMNALTLPIPLYLWATGRIKSYVALPIIAVFIATVILTSSNSGLFVTLICLTVFTTFLLTPKLILRLALAMCILVAVVAGFGSKDLLPKTFQTRVLGALSSGDISEAGTFVSRAALIEEALQIISDEQIALVGLGADQFRERSVQTTPVHNLYLLLWVEGGLLALLGWIMFSAVGILHALTLRRAGGDKRALAAMMTTIAVFLTIALFNPHMYARYWTIPIFLCCGLGLAQLRQAAKFPKASLKRP
- a CDS encoding ATP-binding protein, producing the protein MILSASKFYSSETDSTDVALESAFFAMLKMRNGTFKLTHPSRFQELEVAFRPYLEERAGSLREVLDVGVSTGLTTVELARFLTDCGSAVSIVATDLFIEAHIVELVPGFRVFCDPEGWPLQYDVRGIAVRPWVRRLDYVTLAFIPLMLGHSLLRPRLRSCIRAGMSRPVQMITRSLPSNGEIEFVENDIMCRSERLIRRFDMVRAANILNTGYFPPDQIQFAIENIHSYLRGPGALLMIARTNLARENAGTLFELNGNGSFTALERVGGGSEIERLVLDYRAPATADGFVSPLVCR
- a CDS encoding pectate lyase, yielding MLVARSTASRGSRTWHGPDLVAAPLMLAGLILGSWTGPLRQAEAATAVQEPLSPKLPDGRQRAFPTAEGFGAGSVGGRGGKVIYVVNTNEKGPGSLRDCVEASGPRVCIFRTGGTITLREKSLVVRSPFLTIAGETAPGGGVAIRNGERQLRPSIEIWTNDVIIRHVRLRPGPHARKACCSGGLGMYSEAARDIILDHISASWGSDETVDSEDASNFTWQWGIASEPLLKGGPGKDDRARNMLFTKGGNVSVHHSLFAFGRFRNPQIKMKIPGAVADVVNNVFFSPAWQYVVSFGDEWTHIQANVVGNYKIAGKKLRNDHMVHLFTESGEGHSIYVKDNYDEPYRTQADQDDSLVLAEDQRRFVVKTPFEVPTIRTALPMVAYDEVLANAGATRPERDAVDNRIIEAVKSRSGQLLKTDPRDVGGWPDLDAGTPYQDADMDGISDDWETKNGIDPMQADDGQRDMDGDGWSNLEEFLHFMAGDPDGGVQLPQQ
- a CDS encoding sulfotransferase family protein, which codes for MMTSQPVRVAYIAGYGRSGTTILDIALGQHRAVFGAGEITSLTRHVWRHNEYCACGKPIRDCSFWSTVCQEWFANSDSRLMSEYCALQAKFEGLSVLAKVFSGLGLGKHFAPYALHTERLMKAMQSRSGKQIIVDSSKLPGRAMALAQVPGIDLRVIHMVRDGRGVAWSLLKPYARDANSGLQKEIRPKSVFRTALRWSVVNLAVEYLSRKLGPDKVLRVRYEDFVTDPIAIMQQIGVFLDIDLHQIGSALQNGDPVGAGHQVAGNRLRMAGSVALKRDESWRARMPAGQQVSFERLCGWMLRRYGYL
- a CDS encoding sulfotransferase family protein, giving the protein MKLHDIDFLIIGATKSATTWLQQSLQQHPGIYMPAPELHYFSRFYDRGDQWYLSNFEGQKDRRLVGEKSNSYMDTEGAAGRISQKLPDAMLIAQLRNPIERAYSDYCMLYRRGEVGRDIAQYLDPRRAAGGRFLSGGLYFQQLRAYFDRFPAEQILVVLYEDMRLDAFAQLDRVRKHLRMADDPPLRPLEKKVKDKAEPMIHPTLRRLLRPLKPIVAPFRNSAGFKRMRSIAAAEVQYAPLTRELRERIGDFYATEIEKLGAIVGRDLNGWLRNGSVRE